From a single Cyclobacterium marinum DSM 745 genomic region:
- a CDS encoding SDR family oxidoreductase, protein MEKVLIIGANGNIGRILSENLANHSDYSPVAMIREKSQENYFESKGISTVIADLEENFEHALQNIDKVIFAAGSGSKTGKDKTDLVDKQGAIKSVDYSIKHGIRKFVMLSSRGAENAEKADETMQHYLLAKKAADEYLKATNLPYAIVRPGSLTDGPYTGKIKVADIFNEKGSISRADVAAVLIHMLDHGIDGKQVFEILEGKVEIADAIRLFLKTGQSVT, encoded by the coding sequence ATGGAAAAAGTATTGATTATTGGAGCAAATGGCAACATTGGCAGGATATTATCCGAAAATCTTGCAAATCATTCAGATTATTCCCCTGTAGCCATGATTCGGGAAAAATCACAAGAGAATTATTTTGAAAGCAAAGGCATATCTACTGTCATTGCTGATCTTGAAGAGAACTTTGAACACGCCCTCCAAAATATTGACAAGGTGATTTTTGCAGCCGGGTCCGGTTCAAAAACAGGAAAAGATAAGACGGATTTAGTAGACAAGCAGGGAGCCATTAAAAGTGTGGATTATTCCATCAAACACGGTATAAGAAAGTTTGTCATGTTAAGTTCAAGAGGAGCAGAAAATGCCGAAAAGGCTGATGAGACCATGCAACATTATCTATTGGCAAAAAAAGCAGCGGATGAATACCTTAAAGCCACCAACCTTCCTTATGCCATTGTTAGACCAGGAAGTTTAACCGACGGCCCCTACACTGGCAAAATAAAAGTAGCAGATATTTTCAATGAAAAAGGAAGCATTTCAAGGGCAGATGTTGCAGCGGTCTTGATTCACATGTTGGATCATGGAATTGATGGAAAACAGGTTTTCGAAATCTTGGAAGGAAAAGTAGAAATCGCCGACGCCATCCGTTTATTTCTTAAAACCGGTCAATCAGTGACCTAA
- a CDS encoding purine-nucleoside phosphorylase, which yields MQNKGIETNYSDKIRESATFLEGFLGNKPDIGIILGTGLGGLLSDIEILKEIPYVEIPNFPTSTVTSHKGKLILGRFGGKLVLAMEGRFHYYEGYTMKEVTFPIRVMKRIGVRYLFVSNASGGLNPEFNIGDVMVLEDHIDLFPENPLRGKHEQAFGDRFPDMSEAYSKEMISRAFQVDHKTHSTLRRGVYAGVQGPNLETPAEYRYLRTIGADAVGMSTIPEVIVAVQSGMKIFALSAITDLCTPGNIKKITLSDILQAAAKAEPLMRKIILELVKKI from the coding sequence ATGCAGAACAAAGGTATTGAAACCAATTATTCAGACAAAATCAGAGAGTCAGCAACTTTCTTAGAAGGATTTTTAGGTAACAAACCGGATATAGGCATCATATTAGGAACTGGTTTGGGTGGATTACTCAGTGACATAGAGATACTCAAAGAAATCCCCTATGTAGAAATCCCGAATTTCCCAACCTCCACTGTAACTTCTCATAAAGGAAAGTTAATTCTTGGTAGATTTGGAGGAAAGCTTGTGCTGGCTATGGAAGGTAGGTTTCATTACTATGAAGGTTATACAATGAAAGAAGTAACCTTTCCAATTAGAGTAATGAAAAGAATAGGTGTCCGGTATTTGTTTGTATCCAATGCTTCAGGTGGATTGAATCCCGAATTTAATATTGGGGATGTGATGGTTTTAGAAGACCACATTGATCTCTTTCCGGAAAACCCACTGAGAGGAAAGCATGAACAAGCGTTTGGAGACCGTTTTCCAGATATGAGCGAGGCCTACAGTAAAGAAATGATTTCACGGGCCTTTCAAGTAGATCACAAGACCCATTCAACACTGCGAAGAGGGGTTTATGCAGGAGTACAAGGTCCTAATTTAGAAACTCCCGCTGAATACAGATACCTCAGAACAATCGGTGCTGATGCAGTGGGAATGAGCACTATTCCCGAAGTAATCGTTGCTGTTCAATCAGGCATGAAAATCTTTGCCCTTTCGGCAATTACGGACCTATGCACACCTGGGAACATTAAAAAAATTACCCTTTCGGATATTCTTCAGGCAGCAGCAAAAGCAGAACCTTTAATGCGGAAAATCATTCTGGAATTAGTAAAAAAAATCTAA
- a CDS encoding NADPH-dependent FMN reductase — translation MIKIIVGTNRKNAISGIIAKIYQQLLDQHGAKGEIVSLADLPEDFVFTALYEHNGKNKGFNNIHNQIKSGDKFVFIVPEYNGSFPGILKSFIDGMTYPNSFSSKKCALVGISSGIGGGGIALSHLTDIFNYLGMHVLANKIKLAKIEENMSNEHVTNRLYMTLLNEQAKMLIDF, via the coding sequence ATGATTAAAATTATTGTCGGAACCAATCGTAAGAATGCGATTTCCGGTATCATTGCCAAAATTTATCAGCAACTTTTGGATCAGCATGGTGCCAAAGGAGAGATTGTCAGCCTCGCAGACCTACCTGAAGACTTTGTTTTCACAGCTTTGTATGAACACAATGGTAAAAATAAGGGCTTCAATAACATCCACAATCAAATTAAAAGTGGTGATAAGTTTGTTTTTATTGTGCCGGAATACAATGGTTCATTTCCCGGCATTCTAAAGTCATTTATTGATGGAATGACCTATCCAAATAGCTTTAGTTCAAAAAAATGTGCCTTGGTTGGTATTTCTTCAGGTATCGGAGGGGGTGGCATTGCACTCAGCCACCTTACCGATATCTTCAATTACCTGGGTATGCATGTACTGGCCAATAAAATAAAATTGGCCAAGATAGAGGAAAATATGTCAAACGAACATGTAACCAACAGGTTATATATGACCTTATTAAATGAGCAAGCAAAAATGTTGATTGACTTTTAA